In the Balaenoptera musculus isolate JJ_BM4_2016_0621 chromosome 2, mBalMus1.pri.v3, whole genome shotgun sequence genome, TGCTCTGTTGACACCCGGGGCAGGCTCTCCGCGACATCAGGCACAGCAGCTGCACTTGTCCGAGGCCCCTTTGCAGACGCAGCCCTGGGCACACTTGGCGCAGCCCACGgggcagcaggagcagcagcTCTTCTTGCAGGAGGTGCATCTGCAG is a window encoding:
- the LOC118888381 gene encoding metallothionein-1E-like, which encodes MDPKCSCPTGGSCTCKACRCTSCKKSCCSCCPVGCAKCAQGCVCKGASDKCSCCA